Proteins from a genomic interval of Clostridium sp. AN503:
- a CDS encoding GNAT family N-acetyltransferase, whose product MMEDGMKNNENMKNEENMVNKECGERMTELRVLDAGQVKEIYDTYMTTDFPKSELPPVEAFFERLERGIYECLGLYENGALRAYGYFTRNDERGYMLLDFLAVCPEYRSGGYGSKFLQMVKEYFPERNGILLECESLRTAPDEAQREIRSRRIKFYLRNGCRETNVSSCLFGVDFDILYLPLKEEEPQVDVELCGIYRLMFGEERFRKYAKVSLR is encoded by the coding sequence ATGATGGAAGACGGTATGAAAAACAACGAGAATATGAAAAACGAAGAAAATATGGTGAACAAAGAATGTGGTGAACGTATGACAGAGTTAAGAGTGTTGGATGCAGGACAGGTGAAGGAGATTTATGATACTTATATGACTACGGATTTTCCGAAGAGCGAGCTGCCGCCGGTGGAGGCGTTTTTTGAGCGGTTGGAGCGGGGGATCTATGAGTGTCTGGGGCTTTATGAGAATGGGGCGCTGAGGGCATATGGGTATTTTACGAGAAATGATGAGCGGGGATATATGCTTTTGGATTTTCTGGCGGTCTGCCCGGAGTATCGAAGCGGCGGCTATGGCAGTAAATTTTTGCAGATGGTCAAAGAATATTTTCCGGAGAGAAATGGTATCCTTCTGGAGTGTGAGTCTCTGCGGACAGCGCCGGATGAGGCGCAGCGGGAGATCAGAAGCAGGAGAATCAAGTTCTATCTGAGGAACGGCTGCCGGGAGACCAATGTGTCGTCCTGTTTGTTTGGGGTAGATTTTGATATTCTGTATCTGCCGCTTAAGGAGGAGGAACCGCAGGTGGATGTGGAACTGTGTGGAATCTATCGCCTGATGTTTGGGGAGGAGAGATTCAGGAAATATGCAAAGGTATCCTTACGGTAA
- a CDS encoding dihydrofolate reductase: MNIIVAVDKHWAIGSRGQLLVSIPHDQKRFREMTLGKVIVMGRKTLESLPGGQPLYGRTNVVLSRNPEYQVKGAEVCHSMEETLSFLKAYPSEDIYIIGGGSIYEQFLPLCDRAEVTWIDFAYDSDTGFPNLEELPGWELRTESDEQTYFDLCYTYRTYEKTE, from the coding sequence TTGAATATTATCGTAGCAGTGGATAAACATTGGGCCATCGGCAGCAGGGGTCAGCTGCTGGTGAGCATCCCCCATGACCAGAAGCGTTTCCGGGAGATGACCCTGGGAAAGGTCATTGTCATGGGCAGGAAGACGTTGGAGAGCCTTCCTGGGGGACAGCCGTTATACGGACGTACCAATGTGGTGCTGAGCCGGAACCCGGAGTATCAGGTGAAGGGAGCGGAGGTCTGCCACAGCATGGAGGAGACGCTTTCCTTTTTGAAGGCGTATCCCTCGGAAGATATTTATATCATCGGCGGAGGCAGCATCTATGAGCAGTTTTTGCCCCTGTGTGACAGGGCGGAAGTGACCTGGATCGATTTTGCTTACGATTCAGACACGGGATTTCCGAATCTGGAAGAACTGCCGGGGTGGGAGCTGAGGACAGAGAGCGATGAGCAGACGTATTTTGACCTGTGCTATACCTACCGGACTTATGAAAAGACGGAGTGA